Part of the uncultured Desulfobacter sp. genome, GGGACAGGGGCAAAGCCGGGCATATTTTTGGGCATCGACGGCATGCTGCGCCAGGCTTTCATCGCAGGACCCAGGATCATTGTGGAACAGGCAAAGCCTTTTGACACCCGACCTGAGGGCAAGTTCAATGCCTATCATGCTGCTCGAGTGCCCCCAGTCCTTCTTGCTGGTTAAAGTTTCTGCAAATTTGTACTGCGCATCAAACACAACCAGATCCGCGTTGTCGAAAAATTGCACAAACGGGTAGTCATCCCTGTCAACATCGTCATGATGTTCTGAATCGGTTGAATAGACAAAGGCTTTATCGTTTTGTTCAAACCTGAATCCAAAGGAGTCTCCCGGGTGGCTCTGTTTAATCCCCTTGACTGAAAAGCCTCCGATGTCATAGGTTTGATCAAGTGCCAGCACGTTAAACCTAATCTCGGCCCCCATGGCTGACAGGGGAACGGGAAAATTGGCGGCGTTCTGCTGGGCGGTCATGGATGCTTCAAGTGTGTCATGGTATCCATAAAAGTTAATGGTGCATCCTTCCATATAAGCCGGTATAAAAAAAGGAAACCCGTTGATATGATCCCAGTGAAGGTGGGAAATAAAAATGTGAATGGAAAAATGTTGCGGACCCTCGCGGTTAATGGCTGCCGCAAGAGATGTCCCAAGATCCCGGACTCCGGTGCCGCTGTCGCAGATGATGATTTGATTTTTGTCTTCCCCCTTAACCTGAACACAGGATGTGTTTGAGCCGAAGGTTCCCCGGATTGAAAAGGGCAGGCTTTTTATAAACCGGTTGATCTCCTTTTCCGATGAAAGATTATGGGAACCTGTCCTTTGCAATGCTTTGACAAGTTTATATTCGATGTCACGCGAAGAAAATGAAATAGGGATTGATCCCCTGGTGCCCCAGAATTTGATATTCAAAGTTATTAGCCCCCCGGTTTATGAGTTTGATTCGGGATAGGATGCTTAGATATAACTAACCGTTTTAACGGATCGTTGCAAGCAGTTTGAGGTGGCGGGGCCGGTAATGTCATGTTAAAAATCAGCGTATTCCCCATTTTTGGATAAAATTTGGGGTACTGTTTAATGGTGGGTATAGATTATAGAATATGCTCAATTTTTTTGGCAACAAGTTCGATATGGTGCTTCAATATGCCGTCAGCGGCCGTAAATGGGCGGCTTAAAAGAATAGGAGAGATTCTATGCCTAAACGAATGTCGGATATCCCCAAACAGAACCGACCCCGGGAAAAAATGCTGGAAAACGGCCCGGCATTTTTAAGCGATGATGAACTGGTGGCGATTTTGCTGGGTTCCGGTACCAAAGGTCACGATGTCATGACCGTGGCGGCCCGGATTGTCCGGTTGGTGGATGCCCATAAGGGGCGCCCGGATCTGAGGGATCTGCAGCAACTGGAAGGCGTGGGGCCGGCCAAGGCCATGCTGGTTGCCGCAGCCCTGGAATTTGCCCGTCGCCGCATTCACCCGGAAGGACTTAAAATCAAAACGCCCCTGGATGTGTTGCCCCTGATCCGCCATTATGGAGACCGGAAACAGGAACACTTTTTATGCATTTCCCTGAATGGGGCCAATGAGGTGATCACCCATCGTGTGGTCTCCATCGGCCTGGTGAATCAAACCCAGGTGCATCCCCGGGAGGTCTTTGCCGATCCCATCACCGACCGGGCTTCGGCGGTGATTCTGGCCCACAACCATCCATCCGGTGACCTCACGCCCAGTGCGGCCGATAAAAAGGTTACCCGCCGGCTTCAAGAGGCCGGCGACACCTTAGGGATTACCGTTCTGGATCATATTATTTTCAGCCCTAAAGGACATTACAGCTTTGTGGAAAATGGCTGTTTGATGTGAGTCAGTCAAGCAGTTTATTCACGGCATTCGTAACTTTGGCCTCGTCTAACAAGTGGGGGATGGTGATCTGGTCGCCGTTGGGGTTTTGGGCATTGTAAGCCATGGCAACCTCCCTGGCATTGGCATTGCCTGCCCAGTTTCTCCGGGCCACCCCGCCCATGACATCCCAGAGCATGGCGGATCTGATGATGGTATCCACCCGTTGGCTGCCGTCCAGCACCAGGCCGAACCCGCCGTTGACGGCCTTGCCGATGCCGGTGCCCCCGCCGTTGTGCAGGATGACCATGGTCATGCCTCTGGCTGCGTTGCCGGCAAAGCAGTGGGTGGCCATGTCGGCGCACACATTGGAGCCGTCGTATATGTTTGCGGTCTCCCTGAACGGGGAGTCCGTACCGCCGGGGTCATGGTGGTCCCGGCCCAGCATGATGGGGGCGGAGACTTCTCCGGTTCGAACCATGTCATTGAATTTCAGGGCAATGGATACCCGGCCTTCTGCATCCTGGTATAAAATCCTTGCCTGGGAGCCCACCACAAGTCTGTTTTGTCCGGCGTCCCTGATCCACACGTAATTGTCCCGGTCATAGGAACGGCGATTCGGATCAATGCAGGACATGGCTGCGGCATCGGTTTTATCCAGATCGTCGGGGTTGCCGGAAAGGCATACCCAGCGAAAGGGGCCGTAGCCGTAATCGAAAATCGGCCCCATGATATCTTCAAAATAGGAGGGATAGACAAATCCGTCCTTTGCATTCACACCGTTTTTGGACACTTCTGTGACACCGGCATCAAACACTGCTTTTAAAAAGGCATTGCCATAGTCAAAGAAATAGGTGCCTTTGGCCGCAAGCTTTTGGATCCGTTCATAGTGCCGCTTCAGGCTCTCATCCACCAGACGTTTGAACCGGGTCCTGTCGTTGGCCAGAAGTTCGGTGCGTTCTTCAAAACTTAAGCCCACCGGACAATACCCGCCGTCATACACCACATGGCATGAGGTCTGATCAGACAACAGGTCGACTTTTAACTCTTTTTTGATTACAAAATCCAACAGGTCCACGATGTTTCCGTGGTAGGCAATGGAGGTGTTCGCCTTTTCTTGTAAAGCCGCCTTGGCTGTCCGGTAAACCGTTTCCAGGTCATCGGAAATCACATCCACCCACCCCTGCTTGTGCCGGGTTTTAACCCGGGACTCATCCACCTCTGCGATGATAGATGTGGCACCTGCAATTTTAGCGGCCTTGGGCTGGGCCCCGCTCATGCCGCCCAGGCCGGACGAAACAAAGAGCAGGCCTGCCAGATCTCCGTCCGCCGATACCCCGCACCGCTGACGCCCGGCATTGAGAAGCGTGTTGTAGGTGCCGTGAACAATGCCCTGGGGGCCGATGTACATCCAGCCGCCCGCGGTCATCTGGCCGTAGGAAGAGACCCCCATCTGGGCGGCAATCTCCCAATCTTCCGGATTGTCATACAACCCCACCATCAGCCCGTTGGTGATGATCACCCTGGGGTTGTCCGGTGCCGAGGCAAAGAGCCCCAGAGGATGTCCGGACTGCATCACCAGGGTCTGGTGGTCGGTGAGCACCTCCAGGTATCGTTTGATCAGCTGATATTGCATCCAGTTCTGGCACACGGACCCGGTTTCCCCGTAGGTCACCAGTTCATAGGGATACAGGGCCACATCAAAATCGAGATTGTTGTCGATCATCAGCTGGACGGCTTTGCCGGCCACACAATTCCCCTTGTAGTTGTCAATAGGCTTCGCCTTGATATCCCCTTGGGG contains:
- the radC gene encoding DNA repair protein RadC; the protein is MPKRMSDIPKQNRPREKMLENGPAFLSDDELVAILLGSGTKGHDVMTVAARIVRLVDAHKGRPDLRDLQQLEGVGPAKAMLVAAALEFARRRIHPEGLKIKTPLDVLPLIRHYGDRKQEHFLCISLNGANEVITHRVVSIGLVNQTQVHPREVFADPITDRASAVILAHNHPSGDLTPSAADKKVTRRLQEAGDTLGITVLDHIIFSPKGHYSFVENGCLM
- a CDS encoding MBL fold metallo-hydrolase produces the protein MNIKFWGTRGSIPISFSSRDIEYKLVKALQRTGSHNLSSEKEINRFIKSLPFSIRGTFGSNTSCVQVKGEDKNQIIICDSGTGVRDLGTSLAAAINREGPQHFSIHIFISHLHWDHINGFPFFIPAYMEGCTINFYGYHDTLEASMTAQQNAANFPVPLSAMGAEIRFNVLALDQTYDIGGFSVKGIKQSHPGDSFGFRFEQNDKAFVYSTDSEHHDDVDRDDYPFVQFFDNADLVVFDAQYKFAETLTSKKDWGHSSSMIGIELALRSGVKRLCLFHNDPGSCDESLAQHAVDAQKYARLCPCPEAQDLEVFTAYDGLEINI
- a CDS encoding urocanate hydratase, with translation MSNPSAPAMTICLPDTLPAEQQFRPDIRRAPDRGFRLTRSQTVVALKNALRYIPEALHDRLIPEFLEELKTRGRIYGYRFRPQGDIKAKPIDNYKGNCVAGKAVQLMIDNNLDFDVALYPYELVTYGETGSVCQNWMQYQLIKRYLEVLTDHQTLVMQSGHPLGLFASAPDNPRVIITNGLMVGLYDNPEDWEIAAQMGVSSYGQMTAGGWMYIGPQGIVHGTYNTLLNAGRQRCGVSADGDLAGLLFVSSGLGGMSGAQPKAAKIAGATSIIAEVDESRVKTRHKQGWVDVISDDLETVYRTAKAALQEKANTSIAYHGNIVDLLDFVIKKELKVDLLSDQTSCHVVYDGGYCPVGLSFEERTELLANDRTRFKRLVDESLKRHYERIQKLAAKGTYFFDYGNAFLKAVFDAGVTEVSKNGVNAKDGFVYPSYFEDIMGPIFDYGYGPFRWVCLSGNPDDLDKTDAAAMSCIDPNRRSYDRDNYVWIRDAGQNRLVVGSQARILYQDAEGRVSIALKFNDMVRTGEVSAPIMLGRDHHDPGGTDSPFRETANIYDGSNVCADMATHCFAGNAARGMTMVILHNGGGTGIGKAVNGGFGLVLDGSQRVDTIIRSAMLWDVMGGVARRNWAGNANAREVAMAYNAQNPNGDQITIPHLLDEAKVTNAVNKLLD